From the Pseudomonas sp. SORT22 genome, one window contains:
- a CDS encoding HAD family hydrolase: protein MALAIFDLDETLIHGDCATLWSEQMGRLGWVDPASFMRTNNELMDAYSHGKLRMEDYMAFSLEPLIGRTPEEVEHLVAPWVEDFIEPIIFSDATKTIAAHRKAGDRILVISASGTHLVKPIAERLGIDEILGIELEVERGVYNGKTKGVLTYREGKITRLLEWLDQEEENLEGASFYSDSRNDLPLLLKVDFPHVVNPDPVLREQAETQGWPIHSWK from the coding sequence ATGGCACTCGCGATTTTCGATCTGGATGAAACCCTGATCCACGGTGACTGCGCCACGCTCTGGAGCGAGCAGATGGGCCGTCTGGGCTGGGTCGATCCAGCGTCTTTCATGCGCACCAACAACGAACTGATGGACGCCTACAGCCATGGCAAGCTGCGCATGGAAGACTACATGGCCTTCAGCCTGGAACCTTTGATCGGCCGCACCCCGGAAGAAGTCGAGCACCTTGTAGCGCCCTGGGTGGAAGATTTCATCGAACCGATCATCTTCAGCGACGCCACCAAGACCATCGCCGCCCACCGCAAGGCCGGCGACCGGATCCTGGTGATTTCGGCTTCCGGCACCCACCTGGTCAAGCCGATTGCCGAACGTCTGGGCATCGATGAGATTCTCGGCATTGAGCTGGAGGTTGAGCGCGGTGTTTACAACGGCAAGACCAAGGGCGTGCTGACCTACCGCGAAGGCAAGATCACCCGTTTGCTGGAATGGCTCGACCAGGAAGAAGAGAACCTTGAAGGCGCGAGTTTCTACTCGGATTCACGCAACGACCTGCCGTTGCTGCTGAAGGTGGATTTCCCGCATGTGGTCAATCCGGATCCGGTGTTGCGCGAGCAGGCCGAGACTCAAGGCTGGCCGATTCATAGCTGGAAATGA
- a CDS encoding ABC transporter ATP-binding protein has translation MSFVSVQNLQKSYAGSPVFNDINCQIERGEFVTLLGPSGCGKSTLLRCIAGLTAVDSGRILLDGTDLVPLSPQKRGIGMVFQSYALFPNMTVEQNVAFGLRMQKVNSDDSQARVREVLQLVELQDFARRYPHQLSGGQCQRVALARSLVTRPRLLLLDEPLSALDARIRKHLREQIRAIQRELGLTTIFVTHDQEEALTMSDRIFLMNQGRIVQSGDAETLYTAPVDVFAAGFIGNYNLLDADSASRLLQRPVNSRLAIRPEAIALSLDGEREGLVRSHSLLGNVIRYRVEARGVELLVDVLNRSSADLHPDGQRVSLSIDPTALCEVA, from the coding sequence ATGAGCTTTGTCAGCGTACAGAACCTGCAAAAAAGCTATGCCGGCAGCCCGGTGTTCAACGACATCAACTGCCAGATCGAACGCGGCGAATTCGTTACCCTGCTCGGCCCGTCCGGCTGCGGCAAGTCCACCCTGCTGCGCTGTATCGCCGGGCTGACCGCGGTGGACAGCGGGCGCATCTTGCTCGATGGCACCGACCTGGTGCCGCTCAGCCCGCAAAAACGCGGGATCGGCATGGTGTTCCAGAGCTATGCGCTGTTCCCCAACATGACCGTCGAACAGAACGTCGCCTTCGGCCTGCGCATGCAGAAGGTCAACAGCGACGACAGCCAGGCGCGGGTCCGCGAGGTACTGCAACTGGTCGAGCTGCAGGACTTCGCCCGGCGCTACCCGCACCAGTTGTCCGGCGGCCAGTGCCAGCGCGTGGCCCTGGCCCGCTCGCTGGTCACCCGCCCGCGCCTGCTGCTGCTCGACGAGCCGCTGTCGGCGCTGGATGCGCGGATTCGCAAGCACCTGCGCGAGCAGATCCGCGCGATCCAGCGCGAGCTGGGCCTGACCACCATCTTCGTCACCCACGACCAGGAAGAAGCGCTGACCATGTCCGATCGCATCTTCCTCATGAACCAGGGCCGCATCGTCCAGAGCGGCGATGCCGAAACCCTCTATACCGCGCCGGTGGACGTGTTCGCCGCAGGCTTTATCGGCAACTACAACCTGCTCGACGCCGACAGCGCCAGCCGCCTGCTGCAGCGCCCGGTGAACAGCCGCCTGGCAATTCGCCCGGAAGCCATCGCCCTGAGCCTGGACGGCGAGCGGGAGGGGCTGGTACGCAGCCACAGCCTGCTGGGCAACGTGATCCGCTACCGGGTTGAAGCGCGCGGGGTAGAATTGCTGGTCGATGTGCTCAACCGCTCGTCCGCCGACCTGCACCCGGACGGCCAGCGGGTATCCTTGTCGATCGATCCCACCGCCCTCTGCGAAGTCGCCTGA
- a CDS encoding ABC transporter permease, which produces MSRAEPGTSSLYHRLVVYLLFIILLLPLAGTLLYSLATSWSASLLPSGLTFKWYLALWSDPRFLAAFGQSLLVCVGALLLSVLLILPLLFVVHYHFPRLDALMNILILLPFAVPPVVSSVGLLQLYGSGPMAMVGTPWILIGCYFTVALPFMYRAITNNLQAINLRDLMDAAQLLGASTFQAAFLVVLPNLRKGLMVALLLSFSFLFGEFVFANLLVGTRYETLQVYLNNMRNSSGHFNSALVVSYFLFVLALTWAANRLNKDKS; this is translated from the coding sequence ATGTCGCGCGCTGAACCGGGCACCTCGTCGCTGTACCACCGCCTGGTGGTCTACTTGCTGTTCATCATCCTCTTGCTGCCGCTGGCCGGCACCCTGCTCTACTCGCTGGCCACCAGCTGGTCGGCGAGCCTGCTGCCCAGCGGCCTGACCTTCAAGTGGTACCTGGCGCTATGGAGCGACCCGCGCTTTCTCGCCGCCTTCGGCCAGTCGCTGCTGGTGTGTGTCGGCGCCCTGCTGTTGTCGGTGCTGTTGATATTGCCGCTGCTGTTCGTGGTGCATTACCACTTCCCGCGCCTCGATGCGCTGATGAACATCCTCATCCTGCTGCCCTTCGCGGTGCCGCCGGTGGTGTCGTCGGTGGGCCTGCTGCAGCTCTACGGCTCGGGGCCGATGGCCATGGTCGGCACGCCGTGGATCCTTATCGGTTGCTACTTCACCGTAGCCTTGCCGTTCATGTACCGGGCGATCACCAACAACCTGCAGGCGATCAACCTGCGCGACTTGATGGACGCCGCCCAGTTGCTGGGCGCCAGCACCTTCCAGGCGGCGTTCCTGGTGGTGCTGCCAAACCTGCGCAAGGGCCTGATGGTGGCCTTGCTGCTGTCGTTCTCGTTCCTGTTCGGCGAGTTCGTGTTCGCCAACCTGCTGGTCGGCACCCGCTACGAGACCCTGCAGGTGTACCTCAACAACATGCGTAACAGCAGTGGCCACTTCAACAGTGCCCTGGTGGTTTCCTATTTCCTCTTCGTGCTGGCGCTGACCTGGGCAGCCAACCGCCTGAACAAGGACAAGTCCTGA